A genomic segment from Synchiropus splendidus isolate RoL2022-P1 chromosome 18, RoL_Sspl_1.0, whole genome shotgun sequence encodes:
- the ada gene encoding adenosine deaminase: MDLRHPEPWSDLKKVELHVHLDGAVRVETILDVARRRGIALHQRTVEELRNIIILEEPVDLTQFIGKFAVYMHVLAGDREAIRRIAYEFVEDKAKEGVIYVEVRYSPHLLANSDVDPIPWDQEEGDVTPEEVVKLVNQGLQEGERDFKIKARSILCCMRHQQNWSNHVVELCDRYRHEGVVGIDLAGDESRDCDAYPGHRRAFEEAVRRGIHRTVHAGEVGAPSVVREAVEVLKAERVGHGYRTVEDPELYRQLLHREMHFEVCPISSRLTGACHPDFTQHPAIRFREDQANFSLNSDDPLIFDCTLNQDYRVAQEKMGFTLDEFKRLNINAAKSSFLPDGEKTQLLEQLYDAYGMRRSTAF; this comes from the exons GTGGAGCTCCACGTGCATCTTGATGGAGCCGTTCGAGTTGAAACCATTCTGGACGTTGCCAG GAGGCGGGGCATTGCTCTGCATCAACGCACAGTGGAGGAGTTgagaaacatcatcatcctcgaGGAGCCGGTCGACCTCACACAGTTCATCGGCAAATTTGCCGTGTACATGCACGTGCTTGC TGGCGACAGAGAGGCCATCCGCAGGATTGCCTACGAGTTTGTGGAGGACAAAGCAAAGGAAGGGGTGATTTATGTGGAGGTCAGGTACAGCCCTCACTTGCTGGCCAACTCAGATGTGGATCCAATCCCGTGGGACCAGGAAGA AGGTGATGTGACTCCAGAGGAGGTGGTGAAACTGGTGAACCAGGGTCTccaggagggggagagagactTCAAAATCAAAGCCAGGTCCATTCTATGCTGCATGCGCCACCAGCaaa ACTGGTCCAACCACGTGGTGGAGTTGTGTGACAGATATCGGCATGAAGGAGTGGTGGGCATCGACCTGGCGGGAGACGAGTCACGCGACTGTGATGCTTATCCAGGACATCGGCGCGCATTCGAG GAAGCAGTGCGTCGGGGCATCCACAGGACAGTCCACGCTGGTGAGGTGGGGGCGCCCTCTGTGGTCAGAGAG GCAGTTGAGGTTCTGAAAGCCGAGCGAGTGGGTCACGGATACAGAACTGTGGAGGATCCGGAGCTTTACCGACAACTGCTTCATCGAGAAATGCACTTCGAG GTGTGTCCCATCTCCAGTCGGCTGACCGGCGCCTGCCACCCAGACTTCACCCAACATCCTGCCATCAG GTTTCGGGAGGACCAGGCCAACTTCTCTCTGAACTCAGATGACCCCCTCATCTTCGACTGCACTCTGAATCAGGACTACAGAGTGGCTCAGGAGAAGATGGGCTTCACCCTGGATGAGTTCAAGAGGCTG AACATCAACGCAGCCAAGTCCAGCTTCCTGCCGGACGGTGAGAAGACGCAGCTGTTGGAGCAACTCTACGACGCGTACGGGATGAGACGCAGCACTGCGTTTTAG
- the pkig gene encoding cAMP-dependent protein kinase inhibitor gamma, which produces MMDVETSYSDFINCDRTGRRNAVPDIAGQDKAAASTSELTKDLAGMDLKAAEGEPGESPAAAGEGSASPDAQGGGGPS; this is translated from the exons ATGATGGACGTGGAGACGTCGTATTCTGACTTCATCAACTGTGATCGCACCGGCCGCAGGAACGCAGTGCCCGACATCGCGGGGCAGGACAAGGCTGCGGCCAGCACCAGTGAACTCACCAAAGACTTGGCCGGGATGGATTTGAAAGCCGCAG AGGGAGAGCCGGGGGAGTCTCCGGCCGCGGCGGGCGAGGGCTCCGCCAGTCCAGATGCCCAGGGAGGAGGGGGCCCGTCCTAA
- the ttpal gene encoding alpha-tocopherol transfer protein-like, whose protein sequence is MAAQHADLARPPSAAAGHGWFPGPPPPTYTCTLTPDLVAKAREELQEKPEWRLRDVQALRDMILKDQPNLHTRLDDAFLLRFLRARKFDYDRALQLLLNYHAGRKAWPEVFKDLKPSTVKHVLDMGFLTVLPQPDLNGRYILCLRPGKWKPNDYPFVDNVRALYLTLEKLIQPEETQVNGVVILADYTGVGMSQASNPGPFLAKKVVSILQDGFPIRIKAVNIINEPRIFKGIFAIIKPFLKEKMAERFVLHGSDLRSLYKNLPQSVLPEEYGGTSGPLDLLAWSRLLLDSEEEFVVEFCQPHPLEGALLPDYMLCEGDPEEDTFRGLRSQLYYCY, encoded by the exons ATGGCTGCGCAGCATGCAGACCTGGCCAGGCCTCCCTCCGCTGCTGCAGGGCACGGCTGGTTTCCTGGCCCCCCGCCACCCACCTACACCTGCACCCTGACCCCGGACCTTGTGGCCAAAGCTcgggaggagctgcaggagaagccAGAGTGGCGTCTCAGAGATGTCCAAGCTCTCAGAGACATGATCCTGAAG GATCAACCAAACCTGCACACAAGGCTGGACGATGCTTTCCTGCTGCGCTTCCTGCGGGCCCGGAAGTTCGACTACGACCGGGCTCTGCAGCTGTTGCTCAACTACCACGCAGGGCGTAAAGCCTGGCCGGAGGTCTTCAAAGACCTGAAGCCATCCACTGTGAAACACGTCCTGGACATGGGCTTCCTCACCGTCCTGCCTCAACCAGACCTCAATGGGAGATATATCCTGTGTCTCAGACCTG GAAAGTGGAAGCCAAACGACTATCCCTTTGTGGACAACGTGCGCGCCCTCTATCTGACCCTGGAGAAGCTGATTCAGCCCGAGGAGACGCAGGTCAACGGTGTGGTCATCCTGGCCGACTACACCGGGGTCGGCATGTCGCAGGCTTCCAATCCGGGCCCGTTCCTTGCCAAAAAAGTAGTGAGCATCCTGCAG GACGGGTTTCCCATTAGAATCAAAGCTGTTAACATCATAAATGAGCCGAGGATTTTCAAAGGCATCTTCGCCATCATCAAGCCATTTCTGAAGGAGAAAATGGCCGAGAGG ttcGTCCTCCATGGCTCTGACCTGCGCTCCCTGTACAAGAACCTCCCTCAGTCCGTCCTGCCGGAGGAGTACGGTGGGACATCGGGGCCACTGGACCTGCTGGCCTGGTCCCGACTCCTGCTGGACTCCGAGGAGGAATTTGTGGTGGAGTTCTGTCAGCCTCATCCACTAGAGGGGGCGCTGCTGCCAGACTACATGCTGTGTGAAGGAGACCCGGAGGAGGACACCTTCAGAGGCCTGCGCTCTCAACTCTACTACTGTTACTGA